DNA sequence from the Terriglobales bacterium genome:
ATAGGCTTCCGCGCCCGGCGCCTTTCCTTCGCCGCGGTCTACCGTTCCCTTGAACTCGAACGAGGTGCCGTGCACAGAGCGGGTAGTGAAGGAAAGCTTGTTACCTTCCATCGAACCCTTGCTGAACATGTGGTCGAGGAACGCGCCGCGATCGCTCTCTTTCTCGCCGTAACGGGAGACGAATCCGGTTACACGGCCGTCCGGCTCCACGTCCACTTCGACGAACTCGCCCTCGCGCAAGAACGTGTACATGCCGGAGACCTCGTCAGCGGCTTTGCCTGGCGAGCTCTTCGGGGCGGGAGCCTGAGCAAACAGGACAATGCCCGACAGCATCAACAGGACGGCGCCGAATATGCCCGCTAGTCTGAGGTTGACAGTGTCCAATAGCGGTTGCTTTCTCGTGGGATGAAGCAGGATAACCATAGAAGTAGTCCCGAGTTGCTGCCCATTAAACCACAATGCGTATGGGCAGAGTAGCCAGCTGTGGCCTTTATCTACGCTATAATTGCGCAACACTCCTTTTTGGTGTTGGATGCAGGATCTAGTTCGTGCCGAAGTCCCCAAAGCTACCGTGCCGCAGGGGACGCAACCGAAACTGCTGGTCCAATGGTCCTCGGGACGGCGCGACTTCTTCGAGAACCTGCGGGATTTGCTGCACTTCCGGGAAGCGCGGCAGCCGCGGTTGACCGCGCAGCGCGCCGAGTTCTGGCCCGACGTTTTCGTCCATCGTCCGGTGGCGTGGCGGAGCATGGCAAGCTCGGCGCTATACCACATCTTCGGCATCGTTGTGATCTACGGCATGTCGGTGACGTGGCTGCAGCCTGCGCCAGTGAGTACGCGCAGCCCGTTCGACAAAAGCCAGATCACCTACTACAAAGTCTCCGAGTACCTGCCGGAAATCAATACCGGCGAGGATCCCGCGCCCTCGAAGCGGGAGCAGAAGGGCGAACCGAAGTTCGCCACGCAGCGCATCATTTCCATACCGCGCGCACCCGACAATTTCCGCCAGACCATCGTGACGCCCAGCCAGATCAAGTTGCCGCGCGACGTTGCGATGCCGAACCTGGTGGCATGGACGCCGATTCCATCGGCAGTTCCGGAAGCGGCTCTTGCGCAGACGCCGTCGCAACTGAAGTTGCCGGCGATGATGCCGGAAGTGATTTCGCCGTCGCCATCGACGGAAGCGCTGCGAGCGAAGTCCGCGGCGCCGATTCCGGCGGAAGCGGTTGCTCCTCCACCGGCGATCGACCTCGTAAAGTCGAAGCTACCGAACCTGCCGGAACCGTCCGTGATTGAACCTGCGCCTTCGACCACAGGACAGCAGCTTGGGACGATGAACGTAGCGCGACTGGAGACCACGGTGGCAGCGCCGAAGATGCCGGTTCAGGAACAGCGTGTTGCAACGGCGGGCTCAGCTTGGAGCGGCGCCGGCGGCGGAGGCGCACAGAATGCAACCCCTCCGGCTCCGCCCAACGTCACCGGAATCGGGAATGGAAAGCAAGCCGCAGGAAGAGTGATCGCGCTGGGCCTGGATCCAGCGGCGGTGAATGGTCCGATCAAGATTCCGAACGGAAGCAGATCCGGACAATTCGCAGCGACTCCGGAGGGAAGCCCCAATGCCGCGGGCACGCCAGACATCAAGGGCGGAAACATCAACGGCGCAGGCGGAAGCGGACGCGTAGCCAACGGAGGAGGCAGCGGAGCGGGCTCCGGTCCAACAGGAATCTCAGTGGGACCAGCGCCGTCGCGAGCGACCGCGGGAATTGCCGGAACTCCGGCGGATGCGGGAAAGATCGTTCCGAAGCAGACCACGATTGCATCGCTGGAACGTTCGCGAGAGGCCGAGCTGTCGCGGCGATTGTCGCGCGCGAACCTGGACGCTCCGGGAAAGATCGAAGACAAGGTATTCGGAGCGAGGCGCTATTACTCCATGGCGCTGAACATGCCGAACCTGACGAGCGCGGGTGGAAGCTGGATCATCCGCTTCGCAGAACTGCAAGAAACCGTGGCGCAAGGCGATATCGTCGCTCCGCAAGTGGTGTTAAAGGTGGATCCCTCGTATCCAGGGGAACTGATGCGCGATCGCGTGGAAGGGACGGTGACCCTTTACGCGGTGATCCGTAAAGATGGAACGGTGAGCGAAGTCCGAGTTCTGCGTGGATTGGAAGAGCGCCTGGACGAGAACGCAAAGACCGCGCTGTCGAAGTGGAAGTTCCGTCCGGCAACGAAGAACGGATCAGCAGTTGACCTGGAAGCAGTGGTGCAGATTCCGTTCGCGGTGAAGAAAATGCCGTTTTAGAAGGATTGCGTTTTCACTCGAACAGTAAACACCCAGCACAGTTCTCTCCCCCCTCACTAATCATCAGGCAGGTCCTCGCAGGTTCAGCCGGCGGAAGTGGTAGAAACCGATTCGGCGAGGTCGTTTTCGATGTACTCGTAGAGGACTTCGCTGGTGCAGACCTCGTAGTACTTGAGGTCGGTCCAGCTGTTGAAGGAGAAATTGCTGGCATCGATACGCGGAATGCGGCCTTCGCGAATGACGATGCGATGGAACATGCCGCTGCCGAGGGGGACCAGTCCGCTGTAAAGGTGGACGACCTCCTTCTCCCAGAGCGTGGGCAGTTCGAGATCGTGCCTGTGCAGGGAGATTTCCTGTTGCAGGACGCTAAAGGCATCGGCGTGGAGATTGACGCCGCCGACGTTATAGCGCATGAGGAACTCGTCAGGATTACCGCCGGTGGCTTCGTCGTCCACGGTCTTGAAGGAGTAGACGTTGAACAAGCCTTCGCTGTCGGCGAGGAAGCGGCGGGCGCCCTTGTTGCAGGAGGAGAGGCGGTCGCTTTCGTTGAGGGCCTTGGAAATCATGATGCGGTTGCTGCCATCCATCAAGTACATGGGAGCGGAATCATGGAAAGAGATCCCGATGCCCAATTCCAGGGTGGGCAGGCTGCCGCGGCGTGACTGCTCATTGTAGGCATGGACGATGGAGATGATCTCGCGCGCCAGGACGCAAGTGCGCGCCACCGGGAAGCCCTGTTTGCCATCGTAGCCGAAGAGGGCCAGGATGACGGCGTCGCCCTCGATGAATACCTTTGTCGCCTGATATTTGGCGAGCAGCTTATTGACCGGTTCGTAAAAATTCAGGCTGAAGTAGGAAGCGGGATTGAGACCACGCTCCATCAGGGTGCGGGTGAGAGTAGTGGAGTCGCGGACGTCGGCCTTGAGGATGACATGATTGACAACCTTGTCCTCAGCCGGCTTTTGCTCCTGGGGGAGAAGAAATTCGTAAAGCGTGCGATTGATGGCGGAAAGCTCGCGCAGGCGGTCGCTGGTAATGAGGTTGACGGATTCGAGGCTGCGGTTAAGGACCTCCAGGCTGCGCAAGTCGCGGTGGTAGGAGATGAAGGCGAGTAGAAAACGGCCGGCAATCTTGGCGCGATCGGAAGCGCGGTAATGATAGACACGCCGGAGAGCGGCATGGAAATTGGCGGGGGAGAGGCGCGTGTGCTCCTCTAAGAGTCGCTCGACGCGGGTGCGCTCGCTGCGATTGATGAGCGCATTCTTAAGCTGCTGCGGGTGAATGACGGGCGAATACTCCCCGAGCAGGGGCGCGGCTTCATAGGCGGCAATGATGTGGTCCATGACGCCATTGCGTTCCAAAGTGTCGGTCCAGGCCGCGAGGATCGACTTCTGGGCGCGGCTCTTGGGGTTAGAGTCGTCCGGGTTACCGGAGGCGACCAACTCGTGAGCGTTCTCCGGCACCGAGAGCAGCGAATCGAGGTCCACGTGGTCGCGAACCTCGGGTGCGGGCAGATCGAGCGCGGTGAGGAAGACGCGGGCGATTTCCTGCAGCGTACCGAAGCGGTCGGGGTCACGCTCGAAGTTGCCCAGCATGACGTAGTGTTCAGCATTGATGTAGTCGTCGCGGCCGTCCTCGGTGAACATCAGGCGATTGAGCAGCAGCGCGTAAGCAGGCGGATCGGCGCCCCCGAATAAGGCACGGCGCATGCGGGCGAGGGTTTCCTTCTCGACTTCGCGGAGGGTCTGGAAAAGCTCCTGTCCGACCCTGCGCAAAAGCTGACGCTTGGCAAGATGGAAGACGGCGCAACGCTCACGCATCTCAACCGCTTTATGAAGCGCGGCATGACGAGGATTTTCGTATTCCGCCTGCTTGGCGCGGAGATGCTCGAGGATAGCGTTGAATTGCGCGGTCAACTCGGTGCGCAGCAACTTAATGACGGCCAGGCGCGCAAGCACATCGAGGCTGACGTTGCCGTCACCCTTGGCCCAGTTAAGAGCCAGGATCATCAGATCGGTGAGCAGGCGCTTGAAATCGGCGGGATCGGCGCCAGGCTTGGGAGCCGGATGCGGAGCCTCGACTTTGCCCCATAGAAATGAGGGTAGCGCGATGTTGGGAGTTTCCTTTACTTCTACTGTGAAGAGTTCTTCCACGTTGCCGTAGCGAGCGACCATGCGGTGAATGTGGCGGCGAACGACGTCGGTAAAGACGGGGCTGAGATAGACGTCGTGGCGAACGTTGTCAATGCCCGCAAGCAGGCCGGCGAGTTCCAGGCTGGGAGTGTAACCGGTGAGCGACACTTGACGGGCAAGGTCGGACAGGCTTTCGCGCTGGAGAAACGGAAACGGCGCCATGGGAGTCGGCTTGCGTGAGAGGTTAGCACGCGGTACCGGGTGGAGAATACTGCCAGGTTGGGTTCCGGGCGGGGGGATGACGCCGCTCGAAATCTAACCCACACTTGCCCAACGCGGCAAATGTGGGGCACTCGCCGGAAACATGGTTATTGCGAGCCGACGCGCGAATTTGACTGCAGGCTGGCTTTGCGTACGGCTTCAAATTCATCACCGGGCTGCCATCCGATCCCCTGAGTCTGGGTAGCAGCCATCCAGCCGAGGTCGAGGCCGAAGCGGGCAATTTCGGCCAAGCCCGAGAAGTCCCAATCGGGATTGAATTCGTCGCTGGGCTGGTGGTAGTGCCTGGTGTTGTATTCGCGCTCGTTCTGGATTCCCCACTCAACATCGTGGCCTTTGAACTTCATGCCTTCATTGATGGAAAAGGCAGGGATGCCGACGCGCGCGAAGCTGAAATGGTCAGAGCGGTAGTAGTAACCGGCGGAAGGGTTGGAGTCAGGCTTGATGACAAGGTTGAAATCCTTGGCTGCGGCCAGGACGGCGGGATTGAACGTGGTGCGCTCAGCGCCGGAAACTTCGATTTCTTCGGGAATGCCGTTGGGAGCGAGGCCGTCGAAATTCAAGCCGAGGGACACATTTCCTGCCGGAACGGGCGGGTGCTTGCCGAGAAATTCCGAACCGCGGAGGCCCTGCTCTTCGGCGGTGACAGCGGCGAAGTAGATGGAGCGCCTGGGATGCTGTGGAGACGATGCATAAGCGCGGGCGAGTTCGAGCAGGATGCCGCAGCCAGTGGCATTGTCCACCGCGCCGTTGTAGATGTTGTCGCCCGGCTGTTCGGGGTGGATGCCCAGGTGGTCGTAATGGGCGCTGTAGAAGACAGCCTGGTCTTTGACGCGAGGGTCAGAGCCGGGCAGCACAGCGAGCACGTTTTGAGAATCAAAGGGGCGAATCTTGCTGACCAGGTGCGCCTGCACGCGCACGGGCAGCGAAATGGGCTTAAAGTCACGCGATTGGGCCTGCTGCATCAGGTTGTCGAAGTCGAGGCCAGAGTCGGCGAGGAGTTTGCGCGCGACTTCCAGTTGGATCCAGGAGGCGAGTTTGAGCTTGCGCTGGCCTTCATCGCGAAGGTAGGAGCGCTCGCCGCCCCAGGAGTTGCGAACGACGTCCCAGCCATAGCTGGCCAGGTCGGTCTTGTGAATGAGAATAGCGCCGACCGCGCCTTTTCGCACCGCTTCTTCGTACTTGTAGGTCCAGCGTCCGTAATAAGTGAGCGCTTCGCCTTTGAAAAATTTGGGGTCGTTGGAAACCGGTTCGTTGATGAACATCAGCAGGACTTTGCCGCGGACGTCGACGTCCTTGAAATCGTTCCATTGGTATTCGGGCGCGTCAATGCCATAGCCGACGAAGACGATGTCGGCGTCGATATCGTCGGCGGCGTTCTGGGTTTCATCCATGGCGACGATGTCGTCGCCGAGCTTCAGCTTTTGCGTGGCCTTGCCGGGCTGCAGAAGGTAGACGTTGGTGGAAGGCTCGGTGGTGATGCCAACCATCGGGACTTTCTGCATGTAGGTGCCATGATCCCCGGCGGGCTTGAGACCGTAGGATTCCATTTGTGACGCGATGTATTGGGCGGCAATGTCGCCGCCACGCTGGCCGGTGCCGCGTCCCTCCAACAAGTCGCTGGCGAGGAACTTGACGTGGGCACGGATGCGCTGCGGATCAATGGATTTCATGGCTGCAGCCGGCGGTGCAGAAACGGCGGATTGCGGCGTGGCGCGTTTCGTTCTTGGTTTTTGCGCGAGCAGTGGGGCAGCACTGAGAACGAGAATCAAAATGAAGAGAGCTGATTTACGCATGATTTTCCAAGTCCTTCTTGCGCGGTCAACAGCGAACGCGCTGCAACCGAATGATTATGCCCGCCAACTGCGGTCAGTTTAAAGAGCCTCAACCGGCCTTGGAGTCGATGACGTCTTCCCCGGTGTGAAAAAGGGCCGCAGCGGGAGTGGCCAGAGCCAAGGCCACGAGCCGGTTGATTTCCTGCAAGTCCTTCTTGTCCCAACCTACGCTGGAAATTTTGATTTTGCCGTCCGGGGCGATGAAAAAGATAGTGGGCACATTCGTCAGGCCGTAGGCATTTGAAGCGGGGTAAGTGTCTGGGTCATCCAGCAGAACCGGCATGGTGATGCCGTACTCACGCACGAACATCTGCGTCTCTTTCAGCGGATGCTGGGAGATGGCGACAACCTGCGCGCGACCGTGATGCCCACGATGGATGCGCTCGACGAACGGCATGGCGTATTGACAGACCGGGCAGGTGACCTTGAAGAAGGCGAGCACGACAGGACCCGCCTGGAGCGCCTTGCGCAAAGAAAAGCGCGCGCCATGCAAGTCGGGGAGCGATACGTCAGGCGCGACTTTTCCGGCCGCAAGCGCAGGCATCAAGACCTCCGAAATTGGTTCTCCGCTCCCCCAACGAGCACGGGCCAAGAAAACGATCTCGGCCAAAAAGCAGACAGATAAGGGCACGAAGGACGAAGCTTGATTTTAAATCAGGGCGGCGCGGCGGAGAACCCGGCGCGCCAGGCCGGTGAGCGGGAGGGCCGCGGCGTCCGGAAGCGGGAACCAGCGTCCGCGCGGCACGGGCGGAGAGGAAATGAGGCAGATGTGCGCGGTGTGGTCGGTGACAGTGATGGAATGGCGAAGAGTAAAGTCGGGCGGCACGCCATTGGCGGGCAGTTGCGGCAATTCCCACATGCCGGGCATGAGCGATTCGCCGCGGCGGCGGCGCACCAGGTACACACGATGGTCGCGAACGAGCAGTCCGTAGGTGGTTTCGGCGGACTTGCGGGGGGATGCAACGGGTCGTTCCAGCGGGCCGCGAGTGACGCAGAATTTGCGAATCGGGCACGCGTCACAGCGAGGCAGGAGAGGAAGACAGACGAGTGCGCCGAGTTCCATCATCGCCTGGTTGAAATTGCCGGGAGAGCGCGGGCTGAGCAATTGAGCCGCTGCTTTCCAAATCTTCGATATGGGGGCGGTGCGCCAGCCGAAAAGACGGCGGAGAACGCGCTCGACGTTGCCGTCCACGACCGCCGACGGCCGCCGGAAAGCGATGCTGGCGATGGCCGCGGCGGTGTAGCGACCGACGCCGGGTAGAGAAAGCAAGGCGGCAGAATCGGAAGGAACTTGCCCGGCGTGATCGCGCACAACGATGCGGGCGGCGCGATGCAGAGCCCGAGCGCGACGGTAATAGCCGAGGCCACTCCAGACGGCGAGAACGTCTTGCAGGCTGGCCGCGGCCAGCGAACTGACGTCGGGAAAGCGGCGGAGGAACTCGGCATACCGCTCCAGCACGGCCGCCACCCGGGTCTGCTGCAGCATGATTTCTGAAATCCAGATGCAGTACGGGTCCGAAGTCTGGCGCCAAGGCAGTGGGCGTCGGTGAGCGCCGAACCAGCGCAACAGCGAGGCGCGGAAGGCGGTCAGTTGAGACGGAGCAAGTGAAACAGGGTTGCCGGGCACAATGTTGCGCGCATTTTATAGATATGGTGCGACAAAGTCACTGGGGTGCAACTCGGAAGCTGGGAGCGTTCATCTCTAGCGTGCAGGAGTTGGCGGCCCCGTGTATCGAACCCTCCTAGGTCTTGTTTTCCTTTCGGCACTGATCGGCTGCGGCGGCACCACCAGTCCACGGGTGCCGTCGGGGACGGCCCCTATTCCGACAGCGGCTGGGCCCAGTGGAAGCGGCGCGCCGGCAGCGCCGGTGTCGCCGTCTATCGTGCAGGTGGCGGCGGGGCAGAACGCGGCGGGGGTAAACATCAGCGTGGCGGCGCCGAACGGAACCGCACCGATCGTGCAGGACCTGGGCGTGGCGGCGATGACGGGGACGGCCTCCGCTTTCAATACCGGGGACGTCATTCACCGCGGGGAAACCGCTCGGATCGTGGTGTTCGGACCTGGACTGAACTCGAACATGCAGGTTTCGATTGTCGGACCCAACGACATCCAGATCAGCAACGTCGCCGCAATCAACGCGAGCGATGGCACGCCCGGCGTTTCGTTCACGGCGGCGGTGGCCTCGAAGGCGGCGGTGGGAGCGCGGACAGTGGTGCTGCAGACACCGAGCGGAAACATGACCATGTTCGCCGGAGGGCTAGAGGTGGTGCCGTGAAAAGACACTTGTTCTGCAGAGGGATGCTGTCCCTCTCCGTAAGGAAGATCGCGAGAGCCGCCGCCACCGCAACCGCCCTTTTTGTTAGTGCCGCGGGGTGTGCTACGACCGTCATTCCCATGTCAGTGGAACAGATGACGCAGGCCGCTACCGATGTGGTGGAGGCACGGGCAGTCAGTTCCCGAGCAGCGTGGAACGAGCAGCACACCCTGATTTACACCTACACGACATTCCAGGTCACGCAAGTGCTGAAGGGCGCACGAGCGCAAGAAATCAACGTGAAACAACCCGGGGGGACAGCGGGCGGCTACACACAGAAGGTTTCAGGGGTTCACCATGCCCAGATCGGTGAAGAGGCGCTGCTGTTCCTGCGGCCGAGCGCAGCCGGAGACGGGACCCACGTGGTGGTCGGGTTGGTGCAGGGAAACTTCAGGATGATCCGCGCGATCGACGGAAGCGCGATGGTGACGAACGGGATTTCAGGCGCAAGAGCGCTACAAGGCGGCGTGGTATCGGAATTCACGGGATCGCCGATGAAGTTGAGGGAAGCGGAAGCACGGATCCGGAGGTCGGCACGATGAAGACGCACGCGCCGTGCACGCTGGTCATCCTGGCAGCGATGGGAGGAATACTGCTGGCCGGGACGCCTGGATATTCCTACCTGCCGGATTTCACAGCGCCGGGGCCGCAGATGGACCGCTGGGACTTTACCGCGTTTCCGGTGACGTGGAACCTGGACCCGGCGGAGGGGGGCAACGTCACGGGCAGCAACTCAGTGGCGAGCGTGATGCAGACGGCCTTTGACACCTGGACGAGCGCGCCGAATGCAACCCTGCCGGTTGCACGCGGGCCGGATTCGTCCGTCACTTCGGAGTCCATGTCGCCTCCCGATATCAACCTGATCTGTTTCGTGTGCATGGATGGAGATTTTTCGAAAGATTCCAATACGCTGGCGGTCACGACCACGACAACAGCCAACGCGGTTGGCGAAGCGGACGGGCATGGCGGCATGACCCGGTTTGTGGGTCAACTGATCAAGGCCGACATCGTTTTTAATCCCTCGGTCAGCTTCACGACGGGAGGCACAAAAGGCCAGGATTTACTGACGGTAGCAACGCACGAGGCAGGACACTTTTTCGGGATGGACCATTCGGCGGTCGTCCGGGCCGTCATGTTCCCGGCGGCGAGCTCGTTGACCACTCTCAGTTATGACGATGTGGCGGGAATTTCGCAGCTCTATCCAAAGAGCACGCCGGACGTGGCGACCGGAAGCATCAGCGGACAAGTGACGCTGAATGGCGCGGGAGTGTTCGGAGCGAACGTATTTGCCGAGTCTGTGACCGGCAACATCGGCTACCCGGGAAACATTCGCAATACGCCGATCGGAGGACTGACGCGCCCGGACGGGACGTACAACATCCAGGGTGTTCCGGCGGACGCTTACGTGGTGGCGGCTGAGCCGCTGCTTGGCGCGGTCAGCAACAGCGACGTGTCGGGATATTCAAAGGCATTCGGTCAACCGTCGGTGCAAACGAACTTCACCGCCCGGTGGCACTGAAGGGAAATCTTAGTTGCGCTCGAAGCCCATACTTCGCAAGACGACGTCAGGGACGGACACGGCGTAGTTAATCTGCGTCGGCTTCATGTGTTCGGCGGCGGCAACGGCCTGGCGGACCAGCAGGGGATCGAGATCGATCGGGGGTTGGGTCAGGAACGCCAATACGTCCTCCTTGCGATCGATGGCAACGCCGCGAAACAGGACAGAAGAACAGACAAAGAAAACTTCGAAGTGGCCGTTGTTGAAAGCGACCTTGAAGCGGCCCTGGTGTTCGGGCTCGCCGCTGGGCGCCTCAGCAGCATCGGCTTCTTCGCCTTGGGCGAAGACCTCGCGAGGCGCGGTCTGGGTGATGCTGTCCCACATCTGCAGCAGGCGTAGCTCCTGCCCGCTCAAACGGCGTCCCAGCCTCTGCTGAACATTCTGGACGTTGGATTCAAAGTCCGGCATAGCAACTATGTCTTGTACCACATCAAAGCAGGGACAGCGCAGGGCAGGGATTCCAAGAGTAACTTCGCGGGTGAGGGGTTTTCCCCAATCAGGCCCTTCCCGCCGGCACTCCTGGCTCAGCTCATGGGGCTGGAGGCGAGCCGGGATTCGGAATGCGCCACCATCACCCATCCTTTTTTCAGTTGTTGCCAGACACTCAGGGTAGCGCTGCTGGTGGAGGTGCCGCCCCAGTTGGCGCGCAACGTACAGGTAATGACGATGTCGGCGCCATTGAGGCGGGAGCTGCATTCGCTGAGTGAGAACTCGGCGAGCGGCGCTTTTTGCAGGTCGCTGAGAAAAGCTGCGCGGTCGAAAATGCCACCGGGGCCGGCGCCGGCAAAGGCGCCGCCGACGTGGCGGTCAACTTCGGTCCAGTTCCTGGCCTGCACATCCTTCCAGAAAAGCTGCTCGATTTGCTCGCCGCCGGTGGCGCCGGTCCAACCGGAGGCGGGCTTCGACCACATATTGCAAGCGACTGTGGAGGCGAGGAGCAAAAGGATGACCGCGAGCTTGCCGCTCATGGCGGGCATTGTAGCAGCGGAGTTGCAAGTTCCAGAACAACTCACAACTTATGTAGCGGCTCTTCGAGGGGCACGGAATACTTCTTCTCAATTTTCTCGCGGAAGGTGGGGCCGGAGTTGTAGGCGCAGAAGGGATAGATCAGGCCGTTGGGAGCGGCATAGTGAATGACGCAGCGCTTCACGCGTTCGACGTCGTAGTTGTAGAGGTCCATGAAATGCATGCCGGCCACCAGCAGAGTACGGTAGGTGTAGCGGCCGTCCATGCCATCGCGGCCGAGCTTTTTATCGGTCATGCCCTGCAAGGTCTGAAGGAACTTCTCAAAGGTCAGGCCGGGAGGCGCGAACTGCGGCTTGAAGTGGCGCTGCAGCGAGCGCCATGCCTTGAGCTTGCTGAAAATCTGCAGGATGGAACGGCGCGCGGTGCGCGCGATCTGGTCCATGTCCTGCATCATGGCGCCGACATCGACAAAGCGGGTCACGGGCACGACGGTCTTGGTTTTTTCGTCGATGAAAAGGTAGGTCCCCATCGAGCAATGCGGGTTGCAGGTGAGGGTGGGAACTTCTTCGCCGCGCATGGCGGAAGCAAGACGAGAGAACGGCGAGACGCACGACAGCGGGAAGAAATCCTGCATGGGATCGAAGATGCCGGTCTGATCGGCGAGGGCATGGGCCCAGTCCCCGAGGGTGAAGCGCTTGGACTCGATTTCGTTGCGGTTGATGCGCCCAGTGAAGGCCACCGGCTGAAAGCTGATGCCGGAGACGCAATCGATGTTCTCAATGGCGATGCGGACGATGTCGCCGATCTGGTGATCGTTGACGCCACGCACGATGGTGGGCACGAAGACGATCTTGATGCCGGCCTGGCGGCAATTCTCAATGCAGGCCAGCTTCTTGTCCATGAGAGACGCGCCGCGGGTGCGCCGGTAAATATCGTCGCATATGCCATCGAACTGCAGGTACAAGGTGGTCAGGCCGTGCTCCTTGCATTTGCGAGCGTATGAAAGGTCAGCAAGGGTAATGCCGTTGGTGGCTGCCTGGATGTGGCTGAACCCCATCTCGCGAGCCATGGCGCAGATCTCGGGAAACTGGGGGTGGACGGTAGGCTCGCCACCGGAAAATTGGACCACGCGCCCGGCCACCGGCTGCTCATCGCGCAGGGCCTGCAGCATGCGTCGAACGTGATCGATATCGGGCTCGTAGAGATAACCCTGCACATTGGCATTGGCAAAGCAGACCGGGCAGGTCAGGTTACAGCGGTTGGTGAGATCAACGTTGGCAAGCACGGTGTGCGAGATGTGCATCGAACAGAGGCCGCACTGCTCGGGACAGCGGGTGGCGTCGCGGACAGCGGGATTCTTGATGCCGCGATTGTCGCCGAAGTGCCAG
Encoded proteins:
- a CDS encoding M28 family peptidase — protein: MKSIDPQRIRAHVKFLASDLLEGRGTGQRGGDIAAQYIASQMESYGLKPAGDHGTYMQKVPMVGITTEPSTNVYLLQPGKATQKLKLGDDIVAMDETQNAADDIDADIVFVGYGIDAPEYQWNDFKDVDVRGKVLLMFINEPVSNDPKFFKGEALTYYGRWTYKYEEAVRKGAVGAILIHKTDLASYGWDVVRNSWGGERSYLRDEGQRKLKLASWIQLEVARKLLADSGLDFDNLMQQAQSRDFKPISLPVRVQAHLVSKIRPFDSQNVLAVLPGSDPRVKDQAVFYSAHYDHLGIHPEQPGDNIYNGAVDNATGCGILLELARAYASSPQHPRRSIYFAAVTAEEQGLRGSEFLGKHPPVPAGNVSLGLNFDGLAPNGIPEEIEVSGAERTTFNPAVLAAAKDFNLVIKPDSNPSAGYYYRSDHFSFARVGIPAFSINEGMKFKGHDVEWGIQNEREYNTRHYHQPSDEFNPDWDFSGLAEIARFGLDLGWMAATQTQGIGWQPGDEFEAVRKASLQSNSRVGSQ
- a CDS encoding TlpA disulfide reductase family protein → MPALAAGKVAPDVSLPDLHGARFSLRKALQAGPVVLAFFKVTCPVCQYAMPFVERIHRGHHGRAQVVAISQHPLKETQMFVREYGITMPVLLDDPDTYPASNAYGLTNVPTIFFIAPDGKIKISSVGWDKKDLQEINRLVALALATPAAALFHTGEDVIDSKAG
- a CDS encoding radical SAM protein gives rise to the protein MSTQLIPAAAPKPDFAPGHREQFRVIQPQTTYTGSPIMPLQKGLPRSTQSLCPECSGPIEAILFEDKGRVYMEKACAAHGRFRDLISPDAKLYLKMENWHFGDNRGIKNPAVRDATRCPEQCGLCSMHISHTVLANVDLTNRCNLTCPVCFANANVQGYLYEPDIDHVRRMLQALRDEQPVAGRVVQFSGGEPTVHPQFPEICAMAREMGFSHIQAATNGITLADLSYARKCKEHGLTTLYLQFDGICDDIYRRTRGASLMDKKLACIENCRQAGIKIVFVPTIVRGVNDHQIGDIVRIAIENIDCVSGISFQPVAFTGRINRNEIESKRFTLGDWAHALADQTGIFDPMQDFFPLSCVSPFSRLASAMRGEEVPTLTCNPHCSMGTYLFIDEKTKTVVPVTRFVDVGAMMQDMDQIARTARRSILQIFSKLKAWRSLQRHFKPQFAPPGLTFEKFLQTLQGMTDKKLGRDGMDGRYTYRTLLVAGMHFMDLYNYDVERVKRCVIHYAAPNGLIYPFCAYNSGPTFREKIEKKYSVPLEEPLHKL
- a CDS encoding energy transducer TonB, whose product is MQDLVRAEVPKATVPQGTQPKLLVQWSSGRRDFFENLRDLLHFREARQPRLTAQRAEFWPDVFVHRPVAWRSMASSALYHIFGIVVIYGMSVTWLQPAPVSTRSPFDKSQITYYKVSEYLPEINTGEDPAPSKREQKGEPKFATQRIISIPRAPDNFRQTIVTPSQIKLPRDVAMPNLVAWTPIPSAVPEAALAQTPSQLKLPAMMPEVISPSPSTEALRAKSAAPIPAEAVAPPPAIDLVKSKLPNLPEPSVIEPAPSTTGQQLGTMNVARLETTVAAPKMPVQEQRVATAGSAWSGAGGGGAQNATPPAPPNVTGIGNGKQAAGRVIALGLDPAAVNGPIKIPNGSRSGQFAATPEGSPNAAGTPDIKGGNINGAGGSGRVANGGGSGAGSGPTGISVGPAPSRATAGIAGTPADAGKIVPKQTTIASLERSREAELSRRLSRANLDAPGKIEDKVFGARRYYSMALNMPNLTSAGGSWIIRFAELQETVAQGDIVAPQVVLKVDPSYPGELMRDRVEGTVTLYAVIRKDGTVSEVRVLRGLEERLDENAKTALSKWKFRPATKNGSAVDLEAVVQIPFAVKKMPF
- a CDS encoding A/G-specific adenine glycosylase, whose amino-acid sequence is MLQQTRVAAVLERYAEFLRRFPDVSSLAAASLQDVLAVWSGLGYYRRARALHRAARIVVRDHAGQVPSDSAALLSLPGVGRYTAAAIASIAFRRPSAVVDGNVERVLRRLFGWRTAPISKIWKAAAQLLSPRSPGNFNQAMMELGALVCLPLLPRCDACPIRKFCVTRGPLERPVASPRKSAETTYGLLVRDHRVYLVRRRRGESLMPGMWELPQLPANGVPPDFTLRHSITVTDHTAHICLISSPPVPRGRWFPLPDAAALPLTGLARRVLRRAALI
- a CDS encoding matrixin family metalloprotease, translating into MKTHAPCTLVILAAMGGILLAGTPGYSYLPDFTAPGPQMDRWDFTAFPVTWNLDPAEGGNVTGSNSVASVMQTAFDTWTSAPNATLPVARGPDSSVTSESMSPPDINLICFVCMDGDFSKDSNTLAVTTTTTANAVGEADGHGGMTRFVGQLIKADIVFNPSVSFTTGGTKGQDLLTVATHEAGHFFGMDHSAVVRAVMFPAASSLTTLSYDDVAGISQLYPKSTPDVATGSISGQVTLNGAGVFGANVFAESVTGNIGYPGNIRNTPIGGLTRPDGTYNIQGVPADAYVVAAEPLLGAVSNSDVSGYSKAFGQPSVQTNFTARWH